In Glycine max cultivar Williams 82 chromosome 10, Glycine_max_v4.0, whole genome shotgun sequence, the DNA window GCGCACGTGCTGGAATTCCTCCACTACCTCGACCAGTTCGGGAAGACTAAGGTTCATAACCACCCTTGCCCGTTCTTCGGTCTCCCCAACCCACCTGCCCCATGTCCCTGCCCGCTCCGCCAAGCCTGGGGCAGCCTCGACGCCCTCATCGGCCGCCTCCGCGCCGCCTACGAGGAGAACGGCGGCCGCCCGGAGACCAACCCCTTCGGCGCACGCGCCGTCAGGATTTACCTTCGCGATGTTCGCGATTTTCAGGCAAAGGCGAGAGGTGTTAGCTacgagaagaagaggaagaggccAAAGCCTAAGGTCACTCCCACTCCTACTTAATTGAGAAGCTTGTTGCTACCAATGTTTCACCACAGGTATCAAATATGAATCGTATATTATTAtatggtgtgtgtgtgtttttatttatttggttttgtGTTTTGTCCTTTGTATGTTGATCCTTTATGATGGGTTTAGTAAACCAAGTCGTCGATGTTTTGTgctgctttctttttttttttgcaattttaagGTGCTTTTGTTGTCTCTACGAAGACGTGTTGAGATGATGATGCCCTTTAAATTGTTCTCGCTTCTGGAGTCCGGGGAAGTAGATAGTGGTAATTAAGTGCCACCACCCTGCCGCCAACTACTACTCTAGAAGATATCTTATCATATTTGtactcaaattaatatataatatatcatgTTCATCATCTAGTGTATTTATGAAGCATGCACTTGAATCTCTACCCTCTCTCCTGTACGTGAGAGctttttttcaaaatgttgaTTGAACTTTACAGGGGATTAATTAATTGGATGTGGATGTTGAATAAGCTggtgtgt includes these proteins:
- the LOC100791424 gene encoding protein LIGHT-DEPENDENT SHORT HYPOCOTYLS 1 codes for the protein MDLVSESKNVVSNVTNPSSRYKMETVPTPTTTNHPTTAAAVSSPSSGSNNSGSTTTPSRYENQKRRDWNTFCQYLRNHRPPLSLALCSGAHVLEFLHYLDQFGKTKVHNHPCPFFGLPNPPAPCPCPLRQAWGSLDALIGRLRAAYEENGGRPETNPFGARAVRIYLRDVRDFQAKARGVSYEKKRKRPKPKVTPTPT